ACAGCGTGGCGTCGCTCGAAGCGGTGGCGTCCGGGCAGACCGTCTCGTTCGACGGCGCGCACGCCCGCCTCGTCCTGCGAAGTCCCGGCGAGTTCGCGGGCTCGATCAGCAACTTCGGGAAGACCCACAAAATTGTGCTGGAAGCCGACGTGACCAACGTCGCATTCGCTAACGGCGTACTCACCGCGACGGGACCAGGCGGCCCCGTCGCGGAACTCCAGATGATAGGTTCTTACGAGCCTCCCAACTTCCTGTTAGCGACGGGCTTCCCTGGCGTGATTACGGTTTGACAGCAGGGCCGACAGACCGCCTGCTTCATTTATCGCATCAGTGCCCGTTCGATCGTCGTGGTCGCGGGCACAATGCGTTCTTTCGTCGGCGTTGCTTCGATCTCATGATTCCAGATTGATGCGCCATTGCAATTGTTTCAACGCGCGCCTGACAATTGACTGTTCTGTAGGACGGTTTGCCGAACTGGCGCTATCGGCCAGGAGCGGTCATCCCGTCTCGCTGTCCGATAGTCATTTCCAAGGCGATCAACTTACGGGGAAAGTCTCAGTCCGCTTTTACCGTATCGAGAAACGCTCGCAGTTCGTGCTGCATAGTCGGTGCATCCAGAGCGATACTCCCGCCATGTCCAGCGAACACGCCACTGAAGCTTTCGTGAACGAGTCGCTCGAGCGAGCGAAGTTGGGTGGGCCAGTCGTACCAGCAGGCGTCTCGAAAGGCATGCAGAGCGCGCCTGCGGAAATCCCAACACAGCGAGTCTCCAGAGAAAAGGGCGTCGTTGATGAGGAACATGACGCTTCCCCGTGTATGTCCCGCCACCGGAATGACCCGAACGCGGGGCAACATCTCATGAGCCAGATCACCCGTGATTATGTCAGTGACGAACGGAGTGCCATCCGCGTCGTTTGCATGCATCCAGACGCGGGCGCCAAAGCGCTTCGCATAGATGCCTGCGTCAGCGACATCGTTGCGGTGGGTCAGCAAGATGTGATCCAATCCTCCGGCTTCCGCGATCCAGCGCTCGATGTGGCCGGACCAGCGCGGCCCGTCGATCATCAGACGCAAGCCGCCTGCAAGCGTGATGTAGCTGTGAGCGCCGTATGAAGAGCGGGCGTTATACCCGAGCCTCCAAACGCCGGGAGCCAAGGCTTGCGGGAAGAGACCTGTCGGCATCTTCAATCCTTTTGGCGGCCGAACGGCAGCCACTGGACAGATGAGGACGCTTCGCCACGCATCTTCTGTTTCCTGGTCACTGGCAGGCTGGTGATCAAACGCCGAAGCGCCGTTTCGCTCAACGAACAGATTCGGAGCGGCCGTTCGAACCGCACCGCAGTTGAAGCAAGCTGCGCTTACGTGCCAATGATCGTCAACATCACCTTTGTCCTCTGCCATAGCGCGCTCCCGGCTGATATTGGGTAGACGGTTCAAAGATAGCATCCTTGCGCGATTGAGAGTTGAGGTGCGCTTAGATTGCTCTCGCGAATACACAAGTTCTGGATTCGCTCCAACAGCAGCGCGGTTCTTGCTATCGCCGATACTCCATACAAGCACCGCCACGTCGTTTGAATGACCGCTGGACCTTAGGACCGGCCCGGCGGCAACGCCAGTGTATGAGGCCGCTGGGTCGGCCGCTGTCCGTCGTCGTCGGGCAGGTTCGGCCAGAAATGGACAGTCGACGGCAGGTGGAAGATCGTCGAGAATCGAAACCGCATGACCCGCGAAGCAGGTCGTGCGGCCGGCAGCAGGTGCCGTTTGGCGCGTAGCACCCCACGGCCAGTCGCGAACAAATGCTCAACATAATTCTTACGGACCGGCCCTGTGGACTCTTGGCAAAGACAGCTCGCTGTAGGGCTCCTAATTCTCATTGCCTTAGCGCTGACGTCTCTATTGGCCGTACGTTCGGTGCGAATTAAGCTGCGCGTGTTGGTGATTGGCCTCTTAAGCTTGCTACTGATTCTTCCCGTCGTTATTTTCCTGCTTGTTGCCCTCAGTCTTGGTAGCACTATATAGGCACCAGACATACGTGACGCCGCAGCCGCCGAAACTAGAGGCGCCTAGCTGCGTTCGGGGCGGCATTCCGAGTGGGGCCACGAGCGGCCGTTCGACAACACGGCGCAGTTCGTCGACAATCCGACGGCACCTACAAGCAAATGGGGACGAAAGTGGCGATAGACCTGGACGAAATCCACATTGAATCAGAGCGGCTTTCAATTCGGCCATTCTCCGCTGATGATGCCGATGCCGCGTTTCGCTGCATTACACCTTCACTTACCCGTTTCATGTCATGGGATCCACCCGCTAGCAGGGAGGATTTTGATCGCATCTGGCAGGGTTGGTTGCCGACGATCGCCGATGGGACGGACTTCGTATTTGCAATCCGCCAACGGCGTGACGGGAGCTTCTTGGGGCTGGTCGGACTCCATCGTGTTCGGAACACAATCCCGGAATTGGGTATTTGGATTCGGGAGGATTGCCATAAGCAAGGCTTTGGCCGCGAGGCTGTGGGACTAGTGGCGAGGTGGGCAAGCCTGGCACTTGGCATTGAGAGCTTCGCCTACCCGGTAGCCGAAGAAAACAGCCCCAGCCGCCGCATCGCCGAATCTCTCGGCGGTGTCATCGTGGAGCGGCGTGAGACAGCCAAATATATGTCCGTCATCTACCGAATACCCCAACAATTGACCCGCGACGAGATGGGAAAGATATAGCGTGGGGCGGCGAGCTTCGGCCAAGAGCCGCCGGTCGGAGCCGCCTCCTGGATCGTCGACAATCAGATGACCGGGACAAGACCGCCACTCGGCGGCTCGGATAATCTAGAATCGGCGCTCATTTCCGACATGTTCACGTTACATCATGAGTTACCTCCCGATCGTCCGCCTGGCGGATCGCACAGACGCTACGGCCCTCCAGTCGTTGTATTGCCAGTTGGTTGACGACGTGAACGTGAATGTCACCGAGTCGCAGATTCAAATGATCGCGGAAGACGCGCGCACTCGGTTGTTCGTCTGCGAGATTGACGGCGATGTCTGCGCTACCGTGCTGGTCTCTCTTTGCGCCGACGTGATGTATGCGGGCCAGCCTTTTGCCGTGATTGAAAATCTCGTCGTCGATCATCGATGTCGCGGAAATGGAATCGGGCAGGCTCTACTACGTGAGGTTGAGCAGTATTGCTTATCGCGGAATTGTTCGAAGATGATGCTGCTTAGTTCGGCCTCCCGCGCCGACGCACACCGATTCTTTGAGCATGTCGGGTTCCGTGCCGACCTCAAGCGTGGGTTTGTGAAATACCGCCGACAGTTTACCCCAGCCATCTGAGGGGCCGCCGTCGCTAGCTGGTTACTAGCGTCAGGCCGCTCCGCGTTGATTAACGCGATACGCTTGTCACCTGCCGGCCAAAGGGTAGCGCCCGACGTATGCACCTGAAAGCGGCACTCACGGTAATACTGCCCAAGCCAGCAGTGGTCCGCTCTATTCCACAGTCCGAGAGATATTAGAATCTCGCCTTCCTCGTCGAGCTTGTTCGGAGGGGAAATTTCGTGAGGAACGAATCATATGGGTAGTCGTGAAAGGTTCGCACTTAGTGCTAGCGTTTTTGCTTACGTCGAATTCGATAACACCGTGTTAATGCTGCGCCGCTCGAATACCGGGTGGCACGACCGCGATTTCAGCCTTCCGGCAGGTGCGCTGGACGGCAAAGAGCGACTGGAAGTAGCTGCCGCTCGGGAACTCGCGGAGGAGACTGGCCTGATCGTTTCATCGGCATCGTTCCGCCTTGCCCACACCATTCACGTTCGCAATCCTGACGGGACTGAATGGCTCGGTTTCTTCTTCGCGACATGCAAGCCGGGAGGTGAACCCGTACTGATCGAGACCGATAAACATGACTTGCTGGCATGGAAAGATAAATCGAATCTGCCAAACAATACGATCCCTTATGTTCGCCAAGCCATAAGCCGCATTCGTGATGGAGTCACCTACTCAACCTACGGCTGGCCGTGATATTGGTTGACGGCCACCTTAGGTGACGTCGCGGGTCCGCGACTGCCGAGCGTCCGCTTTGTGTTGAGTTGAAGGTCTCTGGTGGGTCGCGCGCCGTCGAATAAGCTCAACGAAAGAACCGGGTAACCATGCGGTTTGCATGGGACGGTGACCGGCCATGAATGGACCTTCGACAACCACGCATGAATCGGTGACAATCCAGGCCACACGGCCGAATCTCAGCTATCTGGACCGCCCCCGCTACGGTCATCGTTTGGAAAGCAGCGCGGCGTCGTGTCGGTCTTCATCGACAGAGGTCCGGCAGTATCGGACTATCTATCACTCGGTCCAGCATGAAGGAAAGTCTCTTCTGGAAAGAAGGAGGGTCTTTAATTGCAAGTACGCAGCGTTTCCCCGACCGATCTTGAACAACTACTCCTTCTCTATCGCCACCTGCATTCAGCCGACGAAGCGCTCCCGGATGAACCGGCTATTCGCTCAGTCTGGAATGAGCTTATGGCAAACCCTCGTCACACACTGTTCGGTGGATATGTTGGTGGTGAGCTGGTTTCTAGCTGTGCCCTGACTGTCATACCAAATCTCACACGTGGTTGCAGGCCTTACGGTGTCCTGGAGAACGTTGTCACTCACATCGCTCA
The sequence above is drawn from the Paraburkholderia phenazinium genome and encodes:
- a CDS encoding MBL fold metallo-hydrolase, with the protein product MAEDKGDVDDHWHVSAACFNCGAVRTAAPNLFVERNGASAFDHQPASDQETEDAWRSVLICPVAAVRPPKGLKMPTGLFPQALAPGVWRLGYNARSSYGAHSYITLAGGLRLMIDGPRWSGHIERWIAEAGGLDHILLTHRNDVADAGIYAKRFGARVWMHANDADGTPFVTDIITGDLAHEMLPRVRVIPVAGHTRGSVMFLINDALFSGDSLCWDFRRRALHAFRDACWYDWPTQLRSLERLVHESFSGVFAGHGGSIALDAPTMQHELRAFLDTVKAD
- a CDS encoding GNAT family N-acetyltransferase, encoding MDLDEIHIESERLSIRPFSADDADAAFRCITPSLTRFMSWDPPASREDFDRIWQGWLPTIADGTDFVFAIRQRRDGSFLGLVGLHRVRNTIPELGIWIREDCHKQGFGREAVGLVARWASLALGIESFAYPVAEENSPSRRIAESLGGVIVERRETAKYMSVIYRIPQQLTRDEMGKI
- a CDS encoding GNAT family N-acetyltransferase, with amino-acid sequence MSYLPIVRLADRTDATALQSLYCQLVDDVNVNVTESQIQMIAEDARTRLFVCEIDGDVCATVLVSLCADVMYAGQPFAVIENLVVDHRCRGNGIGQALLREVEQYCLSRNCSKMMLLSSASRADAHRFFEHVGFRADLKRGFVKYRRQFTPAI
- a CDS encoding NUDIX domain-containing protein; this encodes MGSRERFALSASVFAYVEFDNTVLMLRRSNTGWHDRDFSLPAGALDGKERLEVAAARELAEETGLIVSSASFRLAHTIHVRNPDGTEWLGFFFATCKPGGEPVLIETDKHDLLAWKDKSNLPNNTIPYVRQAISRIRDGVTYSTYGWP
- a CDS encoding GNAT family N-acetyltransferase translates to MQVRSVSPTDLEQLLLLYRHLHSADEALPDEPAIRSVWNELMANPRHTLFGGYVGGELVSSCALTVIPNLTRGCRPYGVLENVVTHIAHRGKGYGKAVLREALTWSWSAGCYKVMLLTGRKDKATVQFYESAGFDGHEKLAFIAKPGR